Part of the Terriglobia bacterium genome, AGTTGCAATGTGTAAAATCGCCGCCGAATACGGAGGCATTTACTCAACCCACATGCGCACCGAAGGTAAAGGCGTATTCGAATCGGTAGCGGAGGCGATTGAAATCGGCAAACGGGCCGGCCTGCCAGTGGACATCATTCACCTTAAGCTTGCCGATCACGAGCTTTGGGGAAAGATGCCCGAATTAGTAGCCGAAATTCAGAACGCACGTGCGAATGGCCAGGATGTAACCGCTAATGTCTATCCGTACCGAGCCGGGCAGAATAATCTTGCCACGATCATTCCGCCATGGGCACACGAAGGTGGTACCCAAGCCATGCTTCAGCGCCTGAAAGATCCGTCACTGCATGTACGACTCGTCAGTGAAATTGAGCACGGCATCCCCGGATCCAACTGGTACAACCACTATACGGCGACCGGCAGTTGGGAAGGCATGTTGCTGGTTTCGTTATCCAACCCCGCATACAAAAAATACGAAGGGCACCGCATGAACGAGGTAATTGCGAACGTCGGAGGCGCTCCGGTCGACGCACTTTTCAAGGTTCTGGAAGACAATAACGGCTCCGTTCCTACTGTTTATTTCCATCACAACGAGAAAGACATGCAATACGCATTGCAGCAGCCATTTGTCTCCATTGGTTCGGACGGAACGGCTGTGGCGATCGATGGCCCCACAGCAGAGGGGCACCCGCACCCGCGTTATTTCGGTACTTTTCCGCGCGTTCTTGGCCGGTATGTGCGCGACGAGAAGGTGCTCACGCTCGAAGATGCTATCCGGAAAATGACGTCGGCCAATGCAGAAAAGATCCGCATCTTCGATAGAGGACTCCTACGACAAGGAATGTGGGCGGATGTGACAGTTTTCGATCCAGCCCGAATCGTGGATCGCGCAACCTATGAGCAGCCGCAGCAATATGCCGCGGGTGTGCAGTATGTTTTGGTGAATGGCCAGGTAGTAATTGACGGCGGCCAACACACAGGACGACGTCCGGGGGCCATTCTGTATGGTTCGGGCAGAAAGGCCGCCTTCTCCGGTCAGGCTAGTCGAGACCAAACTCCATAGTTCCCGCTCCGATGCTTCAATCTGTTCACTTATGACCTCAAGCGGGAGATGGGCGAGTAGATCACCCGCGCGGTCGCCTGACAAAATTGCTGACAAAGTCGGCGACCGGCAGAGCGCTTCGAGCGCGGTGCAACCTGGAACTGCCTGCACAATGGATCAGCCCTTCGGAACACTTGGCGCACCTACGATGAAAGGCATTCGCCGGAAATTTCCAGAAGACGGGAGCGAGTTGATTACCGCTTGTGGCTTCCATGCGCTACCACGACCTCGAGTATCGGATCGTCCAGATCGAAATGATTTCCCCGATCGGTTACCGCCTCCGTTTGGTTGTAGTGGACCTCGATCGTCCCGCCTAGCTGTCGAAAAAAGGGGCCGCGAGAACCTCGGTATTCTCCGCCGGCGGCACGGCTTGGTCCTTGCGGCAGACCACATTGAGCAACGGAATGCGGCTCCCGGCCAGCTGCTCCGCATAGTCGACCGGATTTCCCCGGAACTCCATCATCTGCTTGTCACTAAGCCCATACGCGGGCCAAAGCTTCCCGCCAATCCTTCGCGCTGCCCACGGCTTTACCGCGACCGC contains:
- a CDS encoding D-aminoacylase, with product MKLLILFAAVSFVLVGQDYDIVIHGGRLVDGTGNASFLADVAIQGGKIGRIGNLGEVNAKRVIDAKGFVVSPGFIDIHNHSDYTIITDGNAQSMIRQGVTSMILGEGGSAAPLGGKQESDGVAGWTDFDGYFSRLLKQGISTNIGSYVGSSQIWTYVRGQHAGPPTADEVIAMQTLVRQAMQQGTLGVASSLSGPPGSWIDTDTLVAMCKIAAEYGGIYSTHMRTEGKGVFESVAEAIEIGKRAGLPVDIIHLKLADHELWGKMPELVAEIQNARANGQDVTANVYPYRAGQNNLATIIPPWAHEGGTQAMLQRLKDPSLHVRLVSEIEHGIPGSNWYNHYTATGSWEGMLLVSLSNPAYKKYEGHRMNEVIANVGGAPVDALFKVLEDNNGSVPTVYFHHNEKDMQYALQQPFVSIGSDGTAVAIDGPTAEGHPHPRYFGTFPRVLGRYVRDEKVLTLEDAIRKMTSANAEKIRIFDRGLLRQGMWADVTVFDPARIVDRATYEQPQQYAAGVQYVLVNGQVVIDGGQHTGRRPGAILYGSGRKAAFSGQASRDQTP